The following coding sequences are from one Campylobacter sp. RM16187 window:
- the fliK gene encoding flagellar hook-length control protein FliK, with protein sequence MQTAGNNILSFDASIAGGIKQQTNTNKSDEDSGEFLSMVLEAAANKGENLSERDLKDIANSVNMSAQKKSQAKQNKEIINAKEILGEDTASGLFENATFMQLLQILEMLNGGEKISKFPNFSTQLAKVLSVESNINELKNAKNIKELIHIAKKLNLGLEKITITKEQTGELNAKFPNLAKNSFFTTIIPQKQLFSADLKAKIEDEIELTRSIDETTKLNRLLKEISKDMGDEAKSNLLQDKQMLKNSETLKDVRVLQSQNQLSNENLNKSVASNETIKEAISQNTQKEFTKTDLIKNENLKGDEKNLNSSKINLQTLLYPEKEQSEASGEQNSQNSESELNSMVREIMQNARSQSKNLQLVRQTFDNFNTTLKEQVDAYKSPFMRFNITLNPLNLGEVEITMVNRGNNLHINFNSTTQTMNLFLQNQAEFKASLVNMGFTELEMNFSDQNHKREQGSKAYKGSNFSDSEEIQIAEQPLLEIVLPRYI encoded by the coding sequence ATGCAAACCGCAGGAAATAATATCCTATCCTTTGACGCTAGTATAGCTGGCGGTATCAAACAACAAACAAATACCAATAAAAGCGATGAAGACAGTGGTGAATTTTTGTCTATGGTTCTTGAGGCTGCGGCTAATAAAGGTGAAAATTTAAGTGAAAGAGATCTAAAAGATATAGCCAATTCCGTAAATATGTCTGCTCAAAAAAAGAGTCAAGCCAAACAAAACAAAGAGATTATAAACGCAAAGGAAATTTTAGGAGAAGATACGGCTTCGGGGCTTTTTGAAAATGCTACTTTTATGCAGCTTTTACAAATTTTAGAGATGTTAAACGGTGGAGAAAAGATAAGTAAATTTCCAAATTTTAGCACTCAACTTGCAAAGGTTTTATCTGTCGAAAGCAATATAAATGAGCTGAAAAACGCTAAAAATATAAAAGAACTTATCCATATAGCCAAAAAGCTAAATTTAGGGCTTGAAAAGATAACTATCACAAAAGAGCAGACCGGTGAACTAAATGCAAAATTTCCAAATTTGGCAAAAAACAGTTTTTTTACGACAATAATTCCTCAAAAGCAGTTATTTAGCGCTGATTTAAAAGCAAAAATAGAAGATGAGATTGAGCTCACAAGAAGTATCGATGAAACTACAAAATTAAATAGACTACTGAAAGAGATTTCTAAGGATATGGGCGATGAGGCTAAATCCAATTTGTTACAAGATAAGCAGATGCTAAAAAATAGTGAAACCTTAAAGGATGTTCGGGTTTTACAGTCCCAAAATCAACTCTCAAATGAAAATTTGAACAAAAGCGTAGCCTCAAATGAAACCATAAAAGAGGCAATTTCTCAAAATACTCAAAAAGAGTTTACAAAAACAGATCTGATTAAAAATGAGAATTTAAAAGGAGATGAGAAAAATTTAAACTCAAGCAAGATAAATTTACAAACCCTGCTCTATCCAGAAAAAGAACAAAGCGAAGCTAGCGGCGAACAAAATAGCCAAAATAGCGAAAGCGAGCTAAATTCGATGGTGCGCGAGATAATGCAAAACGCAAGAAGTCAGAGTAAAAATTTACAGCTTGTAAGGCAGACCTTTGATAATTTCAATACCACTCTAAAAGAGCAAGTAGATGCTTATAAATCGCCATTTATGAGGTTTAATATAACTCTTAATCCTCTAAATTTGGGCGAAGTTGAGATCACGATGGTGAATCGCGGAAACAATCTGCATATAAATTTTAACTCCACAACTCAGACCATGAATCTATTTTTGCAAAATCAGGCGGAATTTAAAGCCAGCCTAGTAAATATGGGCTTTACTGAGCTTGAGATGAATTTCAGCGATCAAAATCATAAAAGAGAGCAAGGAAGCAAGGCATATAAGGGATCAAATTTTAGTGATAGCGAAGAGATACAGATAGCGGAACAGCCTTTGCTTGAAATCGTATTGCCAAGATACATATAA
- a CDS encoding flagellar basal body rod modification protein: MAINTNNKIPTNEFTVDKLKAKKEAEALAKADGTNPGAQLDKDAFMKLLLTELQYQDPTSPMDSEKMLTQTSQLATLETQENTNQMMKKLAEQLKASTSMYAVSALGKMATLGESSIIKEDGMSTITSMAFLEADGKTGTIKIKNTDGQIIRKIEFGNAKAGIMEFEWDGKDQSGNEVKAGVYGVEISYQDKDGKEHNSSIGKYPVEGIKFVNGEAQIKVGGLYVAMDKIREFTEPTKKEG; this comes from the coding sequence ATGGCCATAAACACAAATAATAAAATACCTACAAACGAATTTACAGTTGATAAACTAAAGGCAAAAAAAGAGGCTGAAGCTCTAGCTAAAGCTGATGGCACAAACCCCGGCGCACAGCTTGATAAGGATGCTTTTATGAAGCTTTTACTAACAGAACTTCAGTATCAAGATCCCACAAGTCCGATGGATAGCGAAAAGATGCTAACTCAAACCTCGCAGCTTGCTACACTTGAAACTCAAGAGAATACAAACCAGATGATGAAAAAATTAGCCGAGCAGCTAAAGGCTAGCACAAGTATGTATGCGGTTTCCGCTCTTGGCAAAATGGCTACTTTGGGCGAAAGCTCCATAATCAAAGAAGATGGCATGTCTACTATAACCTCGATGGCGTTTTTAGAAGCGGACGGCAAAACAGGAACTATAAAAATAAAAAACACAGACGGACAAATTATCAGAAAGATAGAATTCGGAAATGCGAAGGCTGGTATTATGGAGTTTGAATGGGACGGCAAAGATCAATCCGGCAACGAAGTAAAAGCCGGAGTTTACGGAGTGGAGATAAGCTATCAGGATAAAGATGGTAAAGAACACAATTCTAGCATAGGCAAGTATCCTGTGGAGGGGATCAAATTTGTTAACGGAGAGGCTCAGATAAAAGTAGGCGGACTATATGTCGCAATGGATAAGATTAGGGAATTTACAGAGCCAACCAAAAAAGAGGGATAA